A portion of the Actomonas aquatica genome contains these proteins:
- a CDS encoding carbohydrate kinase family protein — protein sequence MRPTILCFGETLWDFLPEGLFPGGAPFNVAYHLHQLDTDVRLISGIGKDTLGDEILRRLKHWKINTDTLTLHQGLPTGTVIASLGESGDAKYEITPSVAWDQILIDEDSTRAAMGAQAIVFGSLAQRAPFNRTALERLFAVLPDNAWRVFDVNLRAPHDDLELVRELAKSATLIKLNAEEAARIVLGADEEQPGSEEAIARTLATERDARMVCITAGARGAGLLMDGNWYWEEGREVKIADTIGAGDAFLARLLSHLLVDEIPPAEALASACRHGEWVASQRGATPAY from the coding sequence ATGCGTCCTACCATCCTCTGCTTCGGCGAAACCCTTTGGGATTTTCTTCCCGAGGGCCTTTTCCCGGGCGGCGCCCCCTTCAACGTCGCCTACCATCTCCATCAACTGGATACCGATGTGCGGCTCATCTCGGGCATCGGCAAGGACACCCTCGGCGACGAAATCCTGCGCCGCCTCAAGCATTGGAAGATCAACACCGACACGCTCACGCTCCACCAAGGCCTGCCCACTGGCACGGTCATCGCCTCCCTCGGCGAAAGCGGTGACGCCAAGTATGAGATCACGCCCAGCGTCGCCTGGGATCAGATTCTCATCGACGAAGATTCCACCCGCGCCGCCATGGGCGCGCAGGCCATTGTGTTCGGTTCGCTCGCCCAACGCGCGCCTTTCAACCGCACCGCCCTCGAACGCCTCTTCGCCGTCTTGCCCGACAACGCTTGGCGCGTCTTCGATGTCAACCTGCGCGCACCGCACGACGACCTCGAACTCGTGCGTGAACTGGCCAAGTCCGCCACCCTCATCAAACTCAACGCCGAGGAAGCCGCCCGCATCGTGCTCGGGGCCGACGAAGAACAACCCGGCTCCGAAGAAGCCATCGCCCGCACCCTCGCCACCGAACGCGACGCCCGCATGGTCTGCATCACCGCCGGCGCCCGCGGTGCCGGTCTGCTCATGGACGGCAACTGGTATTGGGAAGAGGGTCGCGAAGTGAAGATCGCCGACACCATCGGCGCCGGCGACGCCTTCCTCGCCCGTCTCCTTTCCCATCTGTTGGTCGACGAGATTCCGCCGGCCGAGGCCCTCGCCAGCGCCTGTCGCCACGGCGAATGGGTCGCCTCCCAACGCGGCGCCACGCCCGCCTACTGA
- a CDS encoding HAD-IIB family hydrolase, with the protein MAASTSAPIQIFSSDLDGTLLGNPESTQRFVTAWQTLSDEARPLLVYNSGRLVDDMQQLVADGRLPEPDLYVGGVGTEIFDTRSGVYLEDWSRELDRDWDRNKIEELLSEEDDLSRQPEQFQNPYKSSWFLRNATPERLAEIEQRITAAGVSVSLVYSSARDLDLLPAAATKGGALRWLCRHLGVPLSSVIVAGDTGNDSSMFTVPGVRAIAVLNAQPELLEATIGHPHLFHAHSIMADGVVEGLCHFGVACMPPAANETAIPKAKMSTDFKMLFTGTKLGGLSDEEKAFIHTGYERAIDALKRNITPLGFSACSLKDNSVTGTDVNYRSVWGRDGAITVINSLDLDDEEVQACCRRTLETLLNAISPTGQIPANVRIDDGSPDYSGVGNICAIDSGLWLIIAVYNYVDRTGDMEFLDTHAAALQRAMDWLAAHDSNNDGLLEIPEAGDWTDLFGRSYNVLYDEVLWFRTNICYGRLLEFRGDHGRAADYLRWSQHIRSKLLSMFWPTTRPNGDGGPNRDFADRQFNLGDTHYLLAEITPFSFNWRCDVFGNVLAFLLNLLDIDRAREAFRFMWGVGVNEPFPVANLYPVVQAGDPDWRAYYTVNLLNLPHHYHNGGIWPFVGGMWVRFIHRLGLNEVACRELYRLAEVNYRGRDNEWEFNEWVHGQTGRPMGKAYQAWSAACFIRACQEVEADPQNGSD; encoded by the coding sequence ATGGCTGCATCCACGTCCGCTCCCATCCAGATTTTCAGCTCCGACCTCGACGGCACCCTCCTGGGCAACCCCGAGTCGACTCAACGGTTCGTCACCGCTTGGCAGACCCTCAGCGATGAGGCTCGCCCGCTGTTGGTTTACAACAGCGGACGCCTCGTCGATGACATGCAACAGCTCGTCGCTGACGGTCGCCTGCCCGAGCCCGATCTCTACGTCGGCGGCGTCGGCACCGAGATCTTCGACACCCGCAGTGGCGTCTACTTGGAGGACTGGTCGCGCGAACTCGATCGCGATTGGGACCGCAACAAAATCGAAGAGCTGCTCAGCGAAGAGGATGACCTTTCGCGCCAGCCCGAGCAGTTTCAAAACCCCTACAAATCGAGCTGGTTTCTGCGCAACGCCACGCCCGAGCGCCTCGCTGAAATCGAGCAACGCATCACGGCCGCCGGCGTAAGTGTTTCCCTCGTTTACTCCAGCGCCCGCGACCTCGATCTGCTGCCCGCCGCCGCCACCAAAGGTGGGGCGCTGCGCTGGCTCTGTCGCCACCTCGGCGTGCCGCTGTCCTCGGTCATTGTTGCCGGCGACACCGGCAACGACAGCAGCATGTTCACCGTGCCCGGCGTGCGCGCCATCGCTGTGCTCAACGCCCAACCCGAGCTGCTCGAGGCCACCATCGGCCACCCGCATCTTTTTCACGCCCACTCCATCATGGCCGACGGCGTGGTCGAGGGTCTCTGCCACTTCGGCGTGGCCTGCATGCCGCCCGCCGCCAACGAGACCGCCATCCCCAAGGCGAAGATGTCGACCGACTTCAAAATGCTCTTCACCGGCACGAAGCTCGGCGGCCTCAGCGACGAGGAAAAGGCCTTCATCCACACCGGCTATGAGCGCGCCATCGACGCCCTCAAACGCAACATCACCCCCCTCGGTTTTTCGGCCTGCTCGCTCAAGGACAACTCCGTCACCGGCACCGACGTAAATTACCGCTCCGTCTGGGGCCGCGATGGCGCCATCACCGTCATCAACTCGCTCGACCTCGACGACGAGGAAGTCCAGGCCTGCTGCCGCCGCACCCTCGAGACCCTGCTCAACGCCATTTCGCCGACCGGTCAGATTCCGGCCAATGTCCGCATCGACGACGGTTCGCCCGACTATTCCGGCGTTGGCAACATCTGCGCCATTGATTCCGGCCTCTGGCTCATCATCGCGGTTTACAACTACGTCGACCGCACCGGCGATATGGAATTTTTGGATACACACGCCGCCGCCCTGCAGCGGGCGATGGATTGGCTCGCCGCTCACGATTCCAACAACGACGGCCTGCTCGAGATCCCCGAAGCCGGTGACTGGACCGACCTCTTTGGCCGCAGCTACAACGTGCTCTACGACGAGGTCCTCTGGTTCCGCACCAACATCTGCTACGGCCGCCTGCTCGAGTTTCGCGGCGACCACGGTCGTGCCGCCGACTATCTGCGCTGGTCGCAGCATATCCGCAGCAAGTTGCTCTCCATGTTCTGGCCCACCACTCGGCCCAACGGGGACGGCGGGCCCAACCGCGACTTCGCCGATCGCCAGTTCAACCTCGGCGACACCCACTACCTGCTCGCGGAGATCACCCCGTTTTCCTTCAACTGGCGCTGCGACGTCTTCGGCAACGTGCTCGCCTTCCTGCTCAACCTGCTCGACATCGATCGCGCCCGCGAAGCCTTCCGCTTCATGTGGGGCGTGGGCGTCAACGAACCCTTCCCCGTCGCCAACCTCTACCCCGTCGTGCAGGCCGGCGACCCCGATTGGCGCGCCTACTACACGGTCAACCTACTCAACCTGCCTCACCACTATCACAACGGCGGCATCTGGCCCTTCGTCGGCGGCATGTGGGTGCGCTTCATTCATCGCCTTGGACTCAACGAGGTCGCCTGCCGCGAACTCTATCGTCTCGCCGAGGTCAATTACCGCGGCCGCGACAACGAATGGGAATTTAACGAATGGGTTCACGGCCAGACCGGCCGCCCCATGGGCAAGGCCTACCAGGCTTGGTCCGCCGCCTGTTTCATTCGCGCCTGCCAAGAGGTCGAAGCCGACCCCCAAAACGGCAGCGACTAA
- a CDS encoding sodium:solute symporter family transporter: MHPLDMAIIGLYLVLLIAAGAWLARRAGQDTDSYFLGGRRLPWWALGSSGMSSNLDVAGTMTIVALITLYGLQGFWIEMRGGVVLPIAVFLAFMGKWHRRSEVMTTAEWMTLRFGEGRGGRLARMTAALTYVVLTVAMIVFFLAAGGRFLAEFLPYSETQCAIGIALIAFLYTTASGLHGVIWTDVVQTVLIGGAAIYVAVVASGMVTPELLDHWPASDLNVIWPMAGDERLSPYLPFLAFLAVWMSKGVLEGLGGSGGSAYMAQRFYAAGSERDCGKLAMLWTVLFAARWPMVLGFAIIAMNLGMEVNSVEAAEGVLPVVLQSGHFPVGVRGLILAAMLAAAMSTFDSTLNAGASYVVRDLYQPKRPEASDRHLMVVSYLASALLVAVALVLALWLGGSVLGVWVGIVMLLFPAFLVPFALRWYWGRFNGEGFAGGIAGGFAAALYFSLADPAGWNEATRFLAITVVSLLTAVVGTRIGPTVDEGTLRKFYEQIRPWGWWPRAWRQAYRQEHRADGARLGRALVWQICTFLLPMTLVLHLWIQAAVLGVLWIVLGVRLWRENETAAD, from the coding sequence ATGCACCCATTGGATATGGCCATCATTGGGCTCTACTTGGTTTTGTTGATTGCGGCAGGGGCGTGGTTGGCGAGGCGAGCGGGGCAGGACACGGACTCTTATTTTCTCGGCGGCCGGCGGCTGCCGTGGTGGGCGTTGGGCTCATCGGGCATGTCGAGCAACCTCGATGTGGCGGGCACGATGACGATCGTCGCGCTCATCACGCTCTACGGTTTGCAGGGTTTCTGGATTGAGATGCGCGGCGGGGTGGTGCTGCCGATCGCGGTGTTCCTTGCGTTCATGGGCAAGTGGCATCGCCGCTCGGAAGTGATGACCACGGCGGAGTGGATGACCTTACGATTTGGTGAAGGCCGCGGCGGGCGACTCGCCCGCATGACGGCGGCGCTCACCTATGTGGTGCTGACGGTCGCGATGATCGTGTTTTTCCTCGCAGCGGGGGGGCGCTTCCTGGCGGAGTTTTTGCCGTATTCAGAAACTCAATGCGCCATCGGCATCGCGTTGATCGCCTTTCTCTACACCACGGCGAGCGGACTGCATGGCGTGATCTGGACCGACGTGGTGCAGACGGTGCTGATTGGAGGCGCGGCCATCTATGTGGCGGTGGTGGCGAGTGGCATGGTGACGCCGGAGCTGCTCGATCATTGGCCGGCGTCGGACCTCAACGTGATCTGGCCAATGGCGGGAGATGAGCGGCTATCGCCCTACCTGCCGTTCTTGGCTTTTCTGGCCGTATGGATGAGCAAGGGTGTATTGGAAGGGCTGGGTGGCAGCGGCGGCTCGGCCTACATGGCGCAACGTTTTTACGCGGCGGGATCGGAGCGCGACTGCGGCAAGTTGGCCATGCTGTGGACGGTGTTGTTTGCGGCGCGCTGGCCGATGGTGCTCGGCTTCGCCATCATCGCGATGAACCTCGGTATGGAGGTGAATTCGGTGGAGGCGGCCGAAGGCGTGTTGCCGGTCGTGCTGCAGTCGGGGCACTTTCCGGTGGGCGTGCGTGGTTTGATTCTGGCGGCCATGCTGGCGGCGGCGATGTCGACCTTCGACAGCACGCTCAACGCCGGCGCCTCGTATGTGGTGCGCGACTTGTATCAGCCGAAACGCCCGGAGGCCTCGGATCGGCATCTGATGGTGGTGAGTTATCTGGCTTCGGCGCTGTTGGTGGCCGTGGCCCTGGTGCTGGCGCTCTGGCTGGGTGGTTCGGTGCTCGGGGTGTGGGTGGGCATTGTGATGCTGCTGTTTCCTGCCTTTCTCGTGCCCTTTGCGCTGCGCTGGTATTGGGGGCGGTTTAACGGCGAGGGCTTTGCGGGCGGCATTGCCGGCGGTTTTGCGGCGGCGCTGTATTTCTCGTTGGCCGATCCCGCGGGATGGAATGAAGCGACGCGTTTCCTGGCCATCACGGTCGTGTCGCTGTTGACCGCGGTGGTGGGCACCCGAATCGGACCGACGGTGGACGAAGGCACGTTGCGGAAATTCTACGAGCAGATCCGGCCGTGGGGATGGTGGCCGCGCGCATGGCGACAGGCCTACCGGCAGGAACATCGGGCAGATGGCGCGCGTTTGGGGCGGGCCTTGGTCTGGCAGATCTGCACCTTCCTCCTTCCGATGACGCTCGTGCTGCATTTGTGGATACAGGCGGCGGTGTTGGGCGTGCTTTGGATCGTGCTGGGCGTGCGACTGTGGCGCGAAAACGAAACGGCCGCGGACTGA
- a CDS encoding glycosyltransferase has protein sequence MSAITVDPKRPRIAMVSTHGYVAANPPLGAADTGGQVVYVLELAKKLGQLGYDVDVWTRRFEDQPEIDVVSGRVRVIRMACGGNEFIPKEYLHEDLMEWGENALRFIKRHKLTYEFVNSHYWDGGIAGQRLSDALSVPHVHTPHSLGMWKKNRMEQDYPDQADSFEKEFNFTERVRQETILYNNCDIVLATTPPQHDMIIKDYGVHASRTAMIPPGYDDNRFFPVSEASRASIRKRFGFKKPTVVALGRLATNKGYDLLVEAFAVTAKRIPDAELRLAVGGKKMDKQERKILADIKARVKDLGLQRRVKFGSFISDEDLPDYYRAADLFVLSSRYEPFGMTAIEAMACGTPTVVTIHGGLFRAVSYGRHALFADTFDAEDLGITMMKPLRHAKLRNRMKRMGAHKARSLFTWTGIAQQLIGLVEGRPSPHRLEEDDWSEPWHDGD, from the coding sequence ATGTCCGCGATTACAGTAGATCCAAAACGACCGCGCATCGCGATGGTATCCACTCATGGATACGTCGCCGCCAACCCGCCGCTCGGTGCCGCCGACACCGGAGGCCAGGTAGTGTATGTGTTGGAACTCGCCAAGAAACTCGGCCAGCTCGGCTACGACGTCGATGTCTGGACTCGCCGTTTCGAGGACCAGCCCGAGATCGATGTGGTCAGTGGCCGCGTCCGCGTCATTCGCATGGCCTGCGGCGGTAACGAATTTATCCCCAAGGAATATCTCCACGAGGATCTGATGGAATGGGGCGAAAACGCCCTGCGCTTCATCAAGCGCCACAAGCTCACCTACGAGTTCGTCAACAGCCACTACTGGGACGGTGGCATCGCCGGCCAACGTCTTTCCGACGCCCTATCCGTGCCGCACGTGCACACGCCGCACTCCCTCGGCATGTGGAAAAAGAACCGCATGGAGCAGGACTATCCGGACCAAGCCGACAGCTTTGAAAAGGAGTTCAACTTCACCGAACGCGTCCGCCAGGAAACCATCCTCTACAACAACTGCGACATCGTGCTTGCGACCACACCGCCGCAGCACGACATGATCATCAAGGACTACGGCGTGCACGCCAGCCGCACCGCGATGATCCCGCCCGGCTACGACGACAACCGCTTCTTCCCCGTCAGCGAAGCCAGCCGCGCCAGCATCCGCAAACGCTTCGGGTTCAAGAAACCCACCGTCGTCGCCCTCGGCCGTCTCGCCACCAACAAAGGCTACGACCTCCTCGTCGAAGCCTTTGCTGTCACCGCAAAACGGATACCGGACGCCGAGCTCCGTCTCGCCGTCGGCGGCAAGAAGATGGACAAGCAGGAGCGCAAGATCCTCGCCGACATCAAGGCCCGCGTGAAGGACCTCGGTCTGCAGCGCCGCGTGAAGTTTGGCAGCTTTATCTCCGACGAGGACCTGCCCGACTACTACCGCGCCGCCGACCTCTTTGTGCTCTCCAGCCGCTACGAACCCTTCGGCATGACGGCCATCGAGGCAATGGCCTGCGGCACGCCCACGGTTGTCACGATTCACGGCGGCCTCTTCCGCGCCGTCAGCTACGGCCGCCACGCCCTCTTCGCCGACACCTTCGACGCCGAGGATCTGGGCATCACCATGATGAAGCCGTTGCGCCACGCCAAACTGCGCAACCGCATGAAACGCATGGGCGCGCACAAGGCCCGCAGTCTCTTCACCTGGACCGGTATCGCCCAGCAGCTTATCGGTCTCGTCGAAGGACGCCCCAGTCCCCACCGCCTTGAGGAGGACGACTGGAGCGAGCCTTGGCACGACGGCGATTGA
- a CDS encoding class I SAM-dependent methyltransferase has translation MQRPDYRSTYQAHFERMIAEHGYERALELVVGDRFAEIGQLEKSALIQLGLRPEHCLVDVGTGSGRLPRSLVDYLTGTFIGTDVITGPLREAEKACARRDWEFHVTTDCVIPTPDQHADFVSFFSVFTHLLDEDIYRFLREARRVLKPDGRVVFSFLDFANARHWELFEITVADTRLDRVLNRITSPEILRRFAHNLGFVVTAVHDGMENWIQLPPAPAGASPDNPRQPPAALGQSVMVLQTFPEASYLDRHPDVRIAIDAGTFTSGAHHYEQCGYREGRPLG, from the coding sequence ATGCAACGCCCCGACTACCGCAGCACCTACCAGGCTCATTTTGAGCGCATGATCGCCGAACACGGTTACGAACGTGCGCTGGAACTCGTCGTCGGTGATCGTTTCGCGGAGATCGGCCAACTCGAAAAATCCGCTCTCATCCAACTCGGCCTGCGCCCCGAGCACTGCCTCGTCGACGTCGGCACCGGGTCCGGTCGCCTGCCTCGCAGTCTCGTCGACTACCTCACCGGCACCTTCATCGGCACCGACGTCATCACGGGCCCCTTGCGTGAAGCCGAGAAAGCCTGCGCCCGTCGCGATTGGGAGTTTCACGTCACCACCGACTGCGTCATCCCCACCCCCGACCAACACGCCGACTTCGTCAGTTTTTTCTCCGTCTTCACGCACCTGCTCGATGAGGACATCTACCGCTTTCTCCGCGAGGCGCGCCGCGTGCTGAAACCTGATGGGCGCGTGGTCTTTTCGTTTCTCGATTTTGCCAACGCACGACACTGGGAGCTTTTCGAAATCACGGTCGCGGACACCCGACTCGATCGCGTGCTCAATCGCATCACCTCGCCCGAGATTCTCCGTCGCTTCGCCCACAATCTCGGTTTCGTGGTGACCGCGGTTCATGATGGCATGGAGAACTGGATACAATTGCCACCCGCGCCCGCCGGCGCCTCACCAGATAATCCGCGCCAACCTCCGGCCGCGCTGGGTCAATCCGTGATGGTGCTGCAAACCTTCCCCGAAGCGTCCTACCTCGACCGCCACCCGGATGTTCGCATCGCGATCGACGCCGGCACCTTCACGTCCGGCGCCCACCACTACGAGCAATGCGGATACCGCGAGGGACGACCGCTCGGGTGA